The Leishmania major strain Friedlin complete genome, chromosome 31 genome contains a region encoding:
- the PGFS gene encoding prostaglandin f2-alpha synthase/D-arabinose dehydrogenase translates to MAGVDKAMVTLSNGVKMPQFGLGVWQSPAGEVTENAVKWALCAGYRHIDTAAIYKNEESVGAGLRASGVPREDVFITTKLWNTEQGYESTLAAFEESRQKLGVDYIDLYLIHWPRGKDILSKEGKKYLDSWRAFEQLYKEKKVRAIGVSNFHIHHLEDVLAMCTVTPMVNQVELHPLNNQADLRAFCDAKQIKVEAWSPLGQGKLLSNPILSAIGAKYNKTAAQVILRWNIQKNLITIPKSVHRERIEENADIFDFELGAEDVMSIDALNTNSRYGPDPDEAQF, encoded by the coding sequence ATGGCTGGCGTTGATAAGGCAATGGTCACGCTGAGCAACGGCGTCAAGATGCCGCAGTTCGGTCTCGGCGTGTGGCAGTCCCCCGCCGGCGAGGTAACCGAGAACGCTGTCAAGTGGGCGCTGTGTGCCGGCTACCGCCACATCGACACGGCAGCCATCTACAAGAACGAGGAGAGCGTCGGGGCTGGGCTGCGTGCCTCTGGTGTACCGCGCGAGGACGTGTTCATCACGACGAAGCTCTGGAACACGGAGCAGGGCTACGAGAGCACGCTTGCGGCCTTCGAGGAGAGTCGACAGAAGCTCGGTGTCGACTACATTGATCTCTACCTCATCCACTGGCCGCGCGGCAAAGATATCCTGTCGAAAGAGGGCAAGAAGTACCTGGATTCGTGGCGCGCCTTCGAGCAGCTCTAcaaggagaagaaggtgcgGGCGATTGGAGTGTCGAACTTTCACATCCACCATCTGGAGGACGTGCTTGCAATGTGCACTGTGACGCCAATGGTGAACCAGGTGGAGCTTCACCCGTTGAACAATCAGGCCGATCTGCGGGCCTTCTGCGACGCCAAGCAAATCAAAGTTGAGGCTTGGTCGCCGCTAGGGCAGGGCAAGCTGCTCTCCAACCCGATCCTCTCCGCAATCGGTGCAAAGTACAATAAGACGGCCGCGCAGGTGATCCTCCGCTGGAACATCCAGAAGAATCTCATCACGATCCCCAAGTCAGTCCACAGGGAGCGTATCGAGGAGAACGCGGACATCTTCGACTTTGAGCTCGGCGCCGAGGACGTGATGAGTATCGACGCTCTCAACACGAACTCGCGCTACGGCCCCGACCCTGATGAGGCGCAGTTCTAA